One window from the genome of Rhodopirellula halodulae encodes:
- a CDS encoding PSD1 and planctomycete cytochrome C domain-containing protein, producing the protein MPRRSHLLRQANLRSAITIGLCTFGFLAADLSTVTAEVDYANEVKPLLAKRCYSCHGPDQAESSLGLHQAESSIIEGDSGEQLIVPGDPDASHLLERIVANDDYELMPPEGEPLTESEVDLIRRWIEEGAVFTKHWAYEPVQDVSPPDISANLQKHISKSTESDAEISTTLQTWKANNHPVDAFILDSLLAAGLQPNGAADRHTLIRRVTYDLTGLPPTPQEVAEFVHDSDPDAYEKLVDRLLESPHYGERWGRHWLDLVRYAETNSFERDNPKPNAWKYRDYVIRSFNEDKPYDEFVREQLAGDLLDDVTTETLTATGFYRLGIWDDEPADPLQARYDELDDLVTVTGQTFLGLTINCARCHDHKIDPIPQTDYYGMLAFFADISRYGTRGDQQTNNQIDISGPELNAAYAKADEQRRTIEEELHAIEQDGITKMSAPDQRATEGPKRQREKVLKKKLRPLLTKEQRQRYDDLKAELAEVAKRRDELPDRQQVLGLGKLRPIEQTFVLFRGNPHSPTDEVSPRFPEIFGDTPPEMTAEQRRRVFAEWVTDENNRLSSRVMANRIWQHHFGRGIVRSPNNFGGLGVPPTHPELLDYLANRLVDGGWKLKDMHRLICSSQAYQMSSEVTDKSVELDPANDLFWRFDSRRLSAEEVRDSILAVNQSLNRNTYGPSFYPNLSAEVLAGQSRPGQGWGNSDEAERNRRSVYIHVKRSLLTPLLSAFDFPEPDTTCEARFATLQPGQAMSLLNSEFIHEESDKLAQSVRGQLPPDASSASFVQAVIQQVLMRPALDAEVQEGVELIDELRNKFEMSPQRADALYALSVLNWNEFVFVF; encoded by the coding sequence ATGCCTCGACGTTCCCACCTCCTCCGCCAAGCCAACCTGCGGTCCGCGATCACGATCGGACTCTGCACCTTTGGCTTTCTCGCCGCGGATCTTTCAACTGTAACCGCAGAGGTCGATTACGCCAACGAAGTCAAACCGCTGTTGGCCAAACGCTGCTACTCGTGCCACGGCCCGGACCAAGCCGAAAGCAGCTTGGGTCTGCATCAAGCCGAATCGTCGATCATCGAAGGGGACTCGGGTGAGCAATTGATCGTGCCGGGCGATCCCGACGCCAGCCACCTCTTGGAACGAATCGTTGCCAACGATGACTACGAATTGATGCCACCCGAAGGTGAGCCGCTGACGGAATCGGAAGTGGATCTGATTCGTCGCTGGATCGAAGAAGGAGCTGTGTTCACCAAACACTGGGCGTACGAACCGGTCCAGGACGTTTCTCCGCCGGACATCTCAGCCAATCTTCAAAAACACATTTCGAAATCCACGGAATCGGACGCTGAGATTTCGACGACGCTGCAAACATGGAAGGCCAACAACCATCCTGTCGACGCGTTCATCTTGGACTCATTGCTGGCGGCCGGATTGCAGCCCAACGGCGCGGCGGACCGCCACACGTTGATTCGCCGAGTGACCTATGACTTGACTGGTCTTCCGCCGACTCCGCAGGAAGTCGCGGAGTTCGTCCATGACTCCGATCCCGACGCTTACGAAAAGCTGGTCGATCGACTTCTGGAATCCCCTCACTACGGCGAGCGTTGGGGACGGCACTGGCTGGACCTGGTTCGCTACGCGGAAACCAACTCGTTTGAGCGAGACAATCCCAAGCCTAACGCATGGAAGTACCGCGACTACGTGATCCGGTCATTCAATGAAGACAAACCCTACGACGAGTTTGTGCGGGAACAATTGGCCGGCGACTTGCTGGACGATGTGACCACCGAAACGCTGACCGCGACGGGCTTCTACCGACTCGGTATTTGGGACGATGAACCCGCCGACCCGCTTCAAGCTCGCTACGACGAACTCGACGACTTGGTGACCGTGACCGGACAAACGTTCTTGGGTCTCACCATCAACTGCGCGCGATGCCACGACCACAAAATCGATCCGATTCCGCAAACTGACTACTACGGAATGCTGGCGTTCTTCGCGGACATCAGCCGTTACGGAACACGTGGCGATCAACAAACCAACAACCAAATCGATATTTCGGGACCGGAACTCAACGCAGCCTATGCAAAAGCGGATGAGCAACGACGGACCATCGAAGAAGAGCTTCACGCGATTGAACAAGACGGCATCACCAAGATGTCGGCCCCTGATCAACGCGCAACAGAAGGTCCCAAACGCCAACGCGAAAAAGTTCTCAAGAAGAAGCTTCGCCCGTTGCTGACCAAGGAACAACGTCAGCGGTACGACGATTTGAAAGCGGAACTGGCCGAAGTCGCGAAACGCCGCGATGAACTGCCCGATCGCCAACAAGTTCTCGGCCTTGGCAAGTTGCGGCCAATCGAACAGACCTTCGTACTTTTTCGCGGCAACCCTCATTCGCCAACGGATGAAGTCAGCCCACGCTTTCCAGAAATCTTCGGGGATACACCGCCCGAGATGACCGCGGAACAACGGCGTCGCGTTTTCGCGGAATGGGTCACGGACGAAAACAATCGCCTGTCGTCGCGAGTGATGGCGAACCGAATTTGGCAGCACCACTTTGGTCGCGGCATTGTTCGTTCGCCCAATAACTTTGGCGGTCTGGGCGTGCCGCCAACTCATCCGGAATTGCTGGACTACCTCGCCAACCGCTTGGTTGATGGCGGCTGGAAGTTGAAAGACATGCACCGGCTGATCTGTTCCAGCCAGGCGTATCAAATGTCCTCGGAAGTCACTGACAAGTCGGTCGAGCTGGATCCTGCCAACGATCTGTTTTGGCGTTTTGATTCGCGACGGCTGAGCGCCGAAGAAGTTCGCGATTCGATCCTGGCGGTGAATCAATCGCTGAATCGCAACACATACGGACCGAGCTTCTACCCGAACCTATCCGCCGAAGTTCTCGCCGGACAATCTCGGCCCGGGCAGGGCTGGGGCAACTCCGACGAAGCGGAACGCAACCGACGCAGTGTTTACATTCACGTAAAACGTTCGCTGCTCACGCCCCTGCTGTCGGCGTTCGACTTCCCGGAACCCGACACGACCTGTGAAGCCCGTTTCGCAACGCTGCAACCAGGACAAGCGATGTCGCTGCTGAACAGCGAGTTCATCCACGAAGAATCGGACAAACTTGCTCAATCCGTACGCGGTCAGCTGCCACCGGACGCCTCGTCCGCCAGCTTCGTGCAGGCGGTGATTCAGCAAGTACTGATGCGGCCGGCGTTGGACGCGGAAGTTCAAGAAGGCGTTGAGCTGATTGACGAACTACGGAACAAATTCGAGATGTCACCCCAGCGTGCGGACGCTTTGTATGCACTCAGCGTCCTGAACTGGAACGAATTCGTTTTCGTCTTCTAG
- the ahcY gene encoding adenosylhomocysteinase gives MSQAETTRLPYKVKDISLADYGRKEIELAENEMPGLMALREKYGAEKPLKGARIAGCLHMTIQTAVLIETLVELGAEVTWSSCNIFSTQDHAAAAIAAAGIPVYAWKGMTEEEFDWCIEQTLEFPSGEKLNMILDDGGDLTAMVHDRFPELLDNIHGISEETTAGVHRLEVLNKTGKLRVPAININDSATKSKFDNLYGCRESLADGVKRATDVMLAGKVAVVCGYGDVGKGCAHSLKSYGCRVLVTEIDPINALQAAMEGFEVTTMENACKEGRLFVTTTGNKDIILGEHMKEMPNDAILCNIGHFDTEIDVAWAEQQVADGKATISEIKPSDVGAVDRYTFKDTGRSIIILAKGRLVNLGCATGHPSFVMSSSFTNQVLAQMELFENRDNDKYEVKVYLLPKQLDEEVARLHLEAIGVKLTQLTQEQADYIGVPVEGPYKPDHYRY, from the coding sequence GTGTCTCAAGCAGAAACGACACGATTGCCCTACAAGGTCAAAGACATTTCGCTGGCCGACTACGGTCGCAAAGAAATCGAATTGGCAGAAAACGAAATGCCCGGTTTGATGGCACTTCGTGAGAAGTACGGAGCGGAAAAGCCACTGAAAGGTGCCCGCATCGCTGGTTGCCTTCACATGACCATTCAAACCGCGGTTTTGATCGAGACCTTGGTAGAGCTTGGTGCGGAAGTGACTTGGAGTAGCTGCAACATCTTCAGCACTCAAGATCACGCGGCCGCTGCAATCGCCGCAGCCGGCATCCCCGTCTACGCTTGGAAAGGCATGACGGAAGAAGAATTCGATTGGTGCATCGAGCAAACGTTGGAATTCCCGTCTGGCGAAAAACTCAACATGATCCTGGACGACGGCGGTGACTTGACCGCGATGGTCCACGATCGCTTCCCCGAGTTGCTGGATAACATTCACGGGATCAGCGAAGAAACGACCGCTGGCGTGCACCGTTTGGAAGTGTTGAACAAGACCGGCAAGCTCCGTGTTCCTGCGATCAACATCAACGACTCGGCAACCAAGAGTAAGTTCGACAACCTCTACGGTTGCCGCGAATCGCTGGCTGATGGTGTGAAACGAGCCACCGACGTGATGCTCGCAGGGAAGGTCGCCGTGGTTTGTGGCTATGGCGACGTTGGAAAAGGCTGTGCTCACAGCCTCAAAAGCTACGGCTGCCGCGTCTTGGTCACCGAAATCGATCCAATCAACGCTTTGCAAGCTGCGATGGAAGGTTTCGAAGTCACCACCATGGAAAACGCTTGCAAAGAAGGTCGCTTGTTCGTCACCACGACGGGGAACAAGGACATCATCTTGGGCGAGCACATGAAGGAAATGCCCAACGACGCAATCCTTTGCAACATCGGGCACTTCGATACCGAAATCGACGTCGCGTGGGCGGAGCAACAAGTCGCCGACGGCAAGGCAACGATCAGCGAAATCAAGCCATCGGACGTGGGTGCAGTGGACCGCTACACCTTCAAGGACACCGGCCGAAGCATCATCATTTTGGCCAAGGGGCGTTTGGTGAACTTGGGCTGTGCAACCGGGCACCCAAGCTTTGTCATGAGCAGTTCCTTCACCAACCAAGTGTTGGCACAAATGGAATTGTTCGAAAATCGCGACAACGACAAGTACGAGGTGAAGGTGTACTTGTTGCCCAAGCAACTGGACGAAGAAGTCGCTCGCCTGCACCTGGAAGCAATCGGCGTGAAGCTGACTCAGTTGACGCAGGAACAAGCCGACTACATCGGTGTTCCAGTGGAAGGCCCTTACAAGCCCGACCACTACCGCTATTGA
- a CDS encoding YbjN domain-containing protein: MSPQVDQVSAYLDRGGIKYEQDFETSFFRMLFEGKHGDIRVLIVVEDSLVQVFAHPANKVPEENRSAIAEAVCRANYGLKVGKFELDMADGELRYQTSVPLGDEFPDDSVMDHVLYVGGAMIDRYMPAFLSIIYGNEDVKLAIQAAEL, translated from the coding sequence ATGTCACCTCAAGTCGATCAAGTTTCCGCCTACTTGGACCGAGGCGGAATCAAGTACGAACAAGACTTCGAAACCAGCTTCTTCCGCATGCTTTTTGAAGGCAAACACGGGGACATTCGTGTCTTGATTGTGGTCGAAGACTCGTTGGTACAAGTCTTCGCCCACCCCGCCAACAAGGTCCCTGAAGAAAACCGCTCGGCAATCGCGGAGGCGGTTTGTCGAGCCAACTACGGTTTGAAAGTCGGCAAATTCGAATTGGATATGGCCGACGGAGAACTGCGTTACCAAACCTCTGTCCCACTGGGCGATGAATTCCCAGACGACAGCGTCATGGATCATGTCTTGTACGTTGGGGGCGCTATGATCGATCGGTACATGCCAGCTTTCCTTTCGATCATCTACGGCAACGAAGACGTCAAGTTGGCCATCCAAGCGGCAGAGTTGTAG